One genomic window of Candidatus Shapirobacteria bacterium includes the following:
- the ppdK gene encoding pyruvate, phosphate dikinase — MKTSKTEKMKKYVYFFGSGKAEGDKDMKFILGGKGANLAEMTNLGIPVPAGFTISTEVCKYYAESLKVEKSESLKVEKSESLKAGKSEDRYPKGLVEEVEEVLKKLEKNTGKRFGDAKNPLLVSVRSGAAASMPGMMDTILNLGLNDKVVAGMIEKTGNGRFVWDSYRRFMQMFGNVVDGVEHEKFEHVITEVKAKKGIKADTEMKAEDWQEVVSGYKKIYRIEKGSEFPEDAKEQMWRAINAVFGSWNNPRANVYRQLNKIDEKKIFGTAVNVQSMVFGNMGDDCGTGVAFTRNPSTGENKAYGEYLMNAQGEDVVAGIRTPKHLESLKEDNEKVYAQLINIFEKLEKHYKDMQDVEFTIENGNLFILQTRNGKRTAAAMVRVACDLVKEGLIDEKTALVRVEADKLDQLLHPTLDAKAKANFKVIAKGLPASPGAASGKVVFNAEAAVEAKEKGEKVILVRQETSPEDISGMNAAQGILTARGGMTSHAAVVARGMGKCCVSGAENVIVLEAGKMFKVGDLVVNEGDIITLDGGTGEVLLGQVPTMAPELSGYFEQIMKWADKYRKLGVRTNADTPKDAKTAREFGAEGIGLCRTEHMFFAEDRIFAVRQMIVADTLEQREVALKKIFPMQKNDFKQLFEIMRGLPVKIRLLDPPLHEFLPQKKEDVEALAKEMGITTEKLQEKIDSLHEFNPMMGHRGCRLGITFPEIFVMQVKAIMTAACEVSKEGQTHRSAHTIKPEIMIPLVGDVEELKWLKVRLVPAIEETMKEMGVKLDYEIGTMIEIPRAAVTADEIAVEADFFSFGTNDLTQMTYGFSRDDAGKFLKDYISQKILVEDPFKSVDQVGVGKLMKMAVELGRGTKKHLHVGICGEQGGDPDTVKFCHRIGLDYVSCSPYRVPIARLAAAQAAVEEKK, encoded by the coding sequence ATGAAAACATCAAAAACAGAAAAAATGAAAAAATACGTCTATTTTTTTGGTAGTGGAAAAGCCGAGGGTGACAAGGATATGAAGTTTATATTGGGCGGAAAAGGGGCAAATTTAGCGGAAATGACAAACTTGGGGATTCCGGTACCGGCGGGTTTTACGATTTCAACTGAAGTTTGTAAATATTATGCAGAAAGTCTCAAAGTCGAAAAGTCCGAAAGTCTCAAAGTCGAAAAGTCTGAAAGTCTGAAAGCCGGAAAGTCGGAAGACAGATATCCGAAGGGGCTGGTAGAAGAGGTTGAGGAAGTACTGAAGAAACTGGAAAAAAATACGGGAAAAAGGTTTGGGGATGCAAAAAATCCGCTTTTGGTATCGGTTCGGTCCGGAGCAGCCGCCTCAATGCCGGGGATGATGGATACTATTTTAAATTTAGGTCTTAATGATAAAGTGGTGGCGGGAATGATTGAAAAAACCGGAAATGGGCGGTTTGTGTGGGATTCGTACCGAAGATTTATGCAGATGTTTGGCAATGTAGTCGATGGGGTGGAGCATGAGAAGTTCGAGCATGTGATAACTGAGGTTAAGGCCAAAAAGGGGATAAAGGCCGATACGGAAATGAAAGCCGAGGATTGGCAAGAGGTGGTATCGGGTTATAAAAAGATTTACAGAATTGAGAAAGGCAGCGAATTTCCCGAAGATGCCAAAGAGCAGATGTGGCGGGCAATTAATGCGGTTTTTGGGTCGTGGAATAACCCTAGGGCCAATGTTTACCGCCAACTAAATAAAATCGATGAAAAGAAAATATTTGGGACGGCCGTGAATGTGCAAAGCATGGTGTTTGGAAATATGGGTGATGACTGTGGGACGGGGGTGGCATTTACCCGAAATCCCTCAACCGGAGAAAACAAAGCTTACGGAGAATATTTGATGAATGCTCAGGGAGAAGACGTGGTGGCGGGAATAAGAACGCCAAAGCACTTGGAGTCCCTGAAGGAAGATAACGAGAAGGTGTATGCCCAGTTGATCAACATCTTTGAGAAGTTGGAGAAGCATTATAAAGATATGCAGGATGTGGAATTTACGATTGAAAATGGAAATTTGTTTATCCTGCAGACTCGGAACGGCAAGAGAACGGCAGCGGCCATGGTTAGAGTGGCGTGTGATTTGGTAAAGGAAGGGTTGATTGACGAAAAGACGGCCTTGGTTCGGGTTGAGGCTGACAAGTTAGATCAGTTACTTCACCCGACATTGGATGCAAAAGCCAAGGCAAATTTTAAAGTAATAGCCAAGGGGTTACCGGCTAGTCCGGGAGCAGCTTCGGGAAAAGTGGTGTTCAATGCCGAGGCGGCAGTTGAAGCCAAAGAAAAAGGAGAGAAAGTAATACTGGTTCGTCAGGAAACAAGCCCAGAGGACATTTCGGGAATGAATGCAGCCCAGGGGATTTTGACGGCCAGGGGCGGGATGACTTCTCATGCGGCAGTAGTGGCCAGAGGTATGGGTAAATGTTGTGTGTCTGGCGCTGAGAACGTAATAGTGCTAGAAGCAGGAAAGATGTTTAAAGTAGGTGATTTGGTGGTAAATGAGGGGGACATAATAACTCTGGATGGAGGAACAGGCGAAGTGCTTTTGGGCCAAGTACCGACAATGGCGCCCGAGTTATCGGGATATTTTGAGCAGATTATGAAATGGGCGGATAAGTATCGAAAATTGGGAGTAAGAACCAATGCAGATACACCCAAGGATGCAAAGACAGCCCGGGAGTTTGGGGCGGAGGGGATCGGGCTTTGCCGAACCGAACATATGTTCTTTGCCGAGGATAGGATTTTTGCGGTCCGCCAGATGATTGTGGCGGATACTTTGGAGCAGAGGGAAGTGGCTCTGAAAAAGATTTTCCCAATGCAAAAAAATGATTTTAAACAATTGTTTGAAATTATGAGGGGGCTGCCGGTGAAAATAAGATTATTGGATCCACCGCTTCACGAATTTTTACCTCAAAAGAAAGAGGATGTTGAAGCTTTGGCCAAAGAGATGGGAATAACTACCGAAAAATTGCAGGAGAAAATAGATTCTTTGCATGAGTTTAATCCAATGATGGGACACAGAGGCTGTAGATTGGGAATTACTTTCCCGGAGATTTTTGTGATGCAGGTAAAGGCAATAATGACAGCCGCCTGCGAGGTGTCAAAAGAAGGGCAGACACATCGGTCTGCCCATACAATCAAGCCGGAAATCATGATTCCGTTGGTGGGTGATGTGGAAGAATTGAAGTGGCTTAAGGTCAGATTGGTTCCGGCAATTGAGGAAACCATGAAAGAGATGGGGGTAAAGCTTGACTATGAGATTGGGACAATGATTGAGATTCCGAGAGCAGCAGTAACGGCTGATGAGATTGCGGTAGAGGCTGATTTCTTCTCGTTTGGGACGAATGATTTGACCCAGATGACCTATGGATTTTCGAGAGATGATGCCGGAAAGTTTTTGAAGGATTATATCAGCCAAAAAATATTGGTGGAAGATCCTTTCAAGAGCGTTGATCAGGTGGGAGTAGGTAAATTGATGAAAATGGCAGTAGAGCTTGGTAGGGGAACTAAAAAGCATCTGCACGTAGGGATTTGCGGTGAGCAGGGCGGAGATCCTGATACTGTAAAATTTTGCCATAGAATAGGACTAGATTATGTATCCTGTTCGCCTTATCGGGTGCCGATTGCCAGATTAGCAGCAGCTCAGGCGGCGGTGGAAGAAAAGAAATAA
- a CDS encoding endonuclease domain-containing protein, with protein sequence MFKPCPNLSLDRSRHNMSSSPYQEEDLKFKPLLYSPLDRGENGTGMKTGIIFEAKTKKYHLKYRDSLTWAAKNNRKNETESEKLLWNKLLRKKNLGYKFTRQKPINRFIVDFYCSELSLAIEIDGDSHNLRKDRDSLRDKYLYTCGIKTLRISDKDVINDIGKVEKEINEFIRCSPVKGSCP encoded by the coding sequence GTGTTTAAACCCTGTCCTAACCTTTCCCTTGACAGGTCAAGGCATAATATGTCATCTTCTCCCTATCAAGAGGAGGATTTAAAATTCAAACCCCTCTTGTATTCTCCCCTTGACAGGGGAGAAAATGGGACGGGGATGAAAACCGGTATTATTTTTGAGGCTAAAACTAAAAAATATCATTTGAAATATAGGGATTCTTTAACATGGGCAGCAAAAAATAATCGTAAAAATGAAACAGAAAGTGAAAAATTATTATGGAATAAGTTATTGAGGAAAAAGAATTTAGGTTATAAATTTACCAGACAAAAACCAATAAACAGGTTTATCGTTGATTTTTATTGTTCTGAATTAAGTTTAGCTATTGAAATAGACGGTGATTCTCATAACCTTAGGAAGGACAGAGATAGTCTAAGAGATAAATATTTATATACCTGTGGAATTAAAACGTTAAGAATAAGCGATAAGGATGTGATAAATGATATTGGAAAAGTAGAAAAAGAAATTAATGAATTTATTAGATGCTCCCCTGTCAAGGGGAGCTGTCCGTAG
- a CDS encoding helix-hairpin-helix domain-containing protein — protein sequence MEIEGQKQVSEVVVEKGAVKGVVVAPSAAGTGIRTGININKATAEELDVLPGIGPAIAKRIIEYREKNGGFLNTEEIKLVSGIGEKLFEKIKDKITI from the coding sequence ATGGAAATCGAGGGCCAAAAACAGGTTTCTGAAGTGGTGGTGGAGAAGGGAGCAGTAAAGGGAGTAGTGGTGGCCCCGTCGGCGGCGGGAACAGGAATTAGAACAGGGATAAATATCAACAAGGCCACGGCCGAAGAGTTGGACGTTTTGCCTGGTATCGGGCCGGCGATAGCTAAAAGAATAATAGAGTATAGGGAGAAAAACGGTGGTTTTTTGAATACAGAGGAAATTAAGTTAGTCAGCGGGATAGGAGAGAAATTGTTTGAAAAAATTAAGGACAAGATCACTATCTGA
- a CDS encoding ComEC/Rec2 family competence protein: MKKLRTRSLSEWMVMAGLVLVGMGVVSMYKFINKDSLIGVINQSLPPREAGLLAGMLLGDRSGFEKDFWKDLKVSGVVHLVVVSGTNVVLLSSLLIENLAQFLGRKKTIVGVLTLVWGYAGMVGWEPPVIRAVLLVSILYWAQLLGRKFDVWRSLILVVAMMVIADRTMIGGVSFWLSFLAFIGVISQLRINNYELRIKNKYILNMVGNFITTVWVSLWITPVMAMVFGKISLISPFTNLLVMFLAETVFVVGGVGVAAGLIWPFLGEVVLILILPLLKYFVVITEWMGNMKWASFEVKFNWLMLAGWYLILGWFLLRRKGGHAGPPVQKIVGAGPIDAPPQNNVGVDRGVDPKG, encoded by the coding sequence TTGAAAAAATTAAGGACAAGATCACTATCTGAATGGATGGTAATGGCGGGATTGGTATTGGTGGGAATGGGGGTGGTTTCGATGTACAAGTTTATAAATAAGGATAGTTTGATTGGGGTAATAAATCAAAGTTTGCCGCCGCGGGAGGCGGGATTGTTGGCCGGAATGCTTCTGGGGGATAGAAGTGGGTTTGAAAAAGATTTTTGGAAAGACTTAAAGGTGTCGGGAGTGGTGCATTTGGTGGTAGTGAGCGGGACAAATGTGGTGTTATTAAGCAGCTTATTGATTGAAAATTTGGCCCAATTTTTGGGGCGGAAAAAGACAATTGTGGGAGTATTGACTTTGGTATGGGGGTATGCCGGGATGGTAGGGTGGGAACCACCGGTAATCAGGGCAGTTTTGTTGGTCTCGATTTTATATTGGGCGCAACTTTTGGGAAGAAAATTCGATGTTTGGAGAAGTTTGATTTTGGTGGTAGCGATGATGGTGATTGCTGACCGGACAATGATTGGTGGGGTTAGTTTTTGGCTGTCGTTTCTGGCGTTTATTGGAGTAATAAGTCAATTACGAATTAACAATTACGAATTACGAATTAAAAATAAATATATATTAAATATGGTTGGTAATTTTATCACGACGGTGTGGGTGAGCTTGTGGATTACGCCGGTGATGGCAATGGTGTTTGGAAAAATTAGCCTGATATCGCCTTTTACAAATCTTTTGGTAATGTTTTTGGCGGAAACAGTATTTGTTGTGGGCGGAGTGGGGGTGGCGGCGGGGTTGATTTGGCCGTTTTTGGGCGAGGTGGTGTTGATATTAATTTTGCCCCTGTTGAAATATTTTGTAGTGATAACGGAGTGGATGGGGAATATGAAATGGGCGAGTTTTGAAGTGAAATTTAATTGGTTGATGTTGGCGGGGTGGTATTTGATTTTGGGGTGGTTTTTGTTAAGAAGAAAGGGCGGACACGCCGGTCCGCCCGTACAGAAAATCGTGGGGGCGGGCCCAATTGATGCGCCCCCACAGAATAATGTAGGGGTCGACCGGGGTGTCGACCCAAAAGGATAA
- a CDS encoding transposase codes for MGGYYFVTICTQDRRCLFRADTRQRRVGVVRPYTEINDIGIMMDYWWNELSNHFDNKINLDEYVIMPNHIHGIIVIKNINKGGHAGPPVQKIVGAGRCACPNDPPVQKMVGVDRCVEPNDAPVQKIPIKLGDVIRWFKTITTNEYIKERTLNNWPKFDKRIWQRNYYERIIRNEKEYIKVKNYIKANMSTGGQVL; via the coding sequence ATGGGTGGGTATTATTTCGTGACGATATGTACGCAGGATAGGCGATGTTTATTTAGGGCGGACACCCGCCAGAGGCGGGTAGGCGTCGTCCGTCCGTACACGGAAATAAATGATATTGGAATTATGATGGATTATTGGTGGAACGAATTGTCTAATCATTTTGATAATAAAATTAATTTGGATGAATACGTGATTATGCCTAATCATATACACGGAATAATTGTGATTAAAAATATTAATAAGGGCGGACACGCCGGTCCGCCCGTACAGAAAATCGTAGGGGCAGGCCGATGTGCCTGCCCAAATGATCCGCCCGTACAGAAAATGGTAGGGGTCGACCGATGTGTCGAACCAAATGATGCACCCGTACAGAAAATTCCCATTAAATTAGGAGATGTTATTCGATGGTTTAAAACAATAACCACCAATGAATATATTAAGGAAAGAACATTAAACAATTGGCCGAAATTTGATAAGCGAATTTGGCAAAGAAATTATTATGAAAGGATTATCAGAAATGAAAAAGAATATATAAAGGTCAAGAATTATATTAAGGCAAACATGTCTACCGGTGGGCAGGTTTTGTGA
- a CDS encoding MBL fold metallo-hydrolase, whose protein sequence is MKIKILLVVSLIGLGIWWWVNRPNNNFKMVFCDVGQGDAALVVYGNFQMLIDAGPENRKVLNCLEDNLPFGDKQLELAVITHWDLDHAGGIRDVLNYYKIEKVFSGTKPEAGFEQINYTGNLKSGDVIKYGLMSFEILSTEGVEGKGEDEDNANSVVGVLSYKDYVFFMMGDAPLVVEQRLVWRQIVEKSQSLKASKSENLKVVLKVSHHGSDTATGEELLEAVKPNMAVVSVGKNNFGHPAEEVIKRLNERGIQILRTDMMGEIEFVISNQ, encoded by the coding sequence ATGAAAATTAAAATATTATTAGTAGTTAGCCTGATAGGGCTGGGAATTTGGTGGTGGGTTAACAGGCCAAACAATAATTTTAAAATGGTGTTTTGTGATGTCGGTCAGGGGGATGCGGCACTGGTGGTTTATGGTAATTTCCAGATGCTTATAGATGCAGGTCCCGAGAACAGAAAGGTATTGAATTGTTTGGAGGATAATTTGCCGTTTGGGGATAAGCAACTGGAGTTAGCGGTAATAACCCACTGGGATTTGGACCACGCCGGTGGTATAAGAGATGTTTTGAATTATTACAAGATTGAAAAAGTGTTTTCCGGCACTAAACCGGAAGCGGGTTTTGAACAAATAAATTATACAGGTAATTTAAAGAGCGGTGATGTCATCAAATATGGATTGATGAGTTTTGAAATACTGTCAACGGAGGGAGTTGAGGGAAAAGGAGAGGATGAGGATAACGCTAATTCGGTGGTTGGGGTGTTAAGTTATAAGGACTATGTGTTTTTCATGATGGGAGATGCGCCGTTGGTAGTGGAGCAAAGACTGGTGTGGAGACAGATAGTCGAAAAGTCTCAAAGTCTTAAAGCCTCAAAGTCTGAAAATCTGAAAGTAGTATTAAAGGTGAGTCACCATGGGTCGGATACGGCTACGGGCGAGGAATTGTTGGAAGCGGTAAAGCCGAATATGGCGGTAGTTAGTGTGGGAAAAAATAATTTTGGGCATCCGGCGGAGGAGGTGATAAAAAGGCTTAACGAGAGGGGGATACAGATATTAAGAACTGATATGATGGGGGAGATAGAGTTTGTAATCAGTAATCAGTAA
- a CDS encoding serine hydrolase: MKTFIRRHYPKAIMIIVSFAVGYIISPPGNSLVKEIRLKGSYQYTNPLLECDSVNLSNATNLNHLRDQIKNAISTETKTGNISYASVYFRDLNNGPWFGINEKDDFSPASLIKVPLMIAYYKQAETDPTILEQKITNTQVDDASNSQNIIPEVTLTPNRSYSVDELIDIMITYSDNLAYELLLKNIDGRFVFQVYNDMSIDIQTKQSGNPAGNILSVKDYASFFRVLYNSSYLNKNMSEKALKLLTQSNFNLGIVGGTPTNIEVSHKFGERQFLDIEEKQLHDCGIVHLPQKQYLLCIMTRGQDFTKLASFIKQTSATIFSEINQEN, translated from the coding sequence ATGAAAACATTTATCCGTCGACATTACCCAAAAGCAATTATGATTATTGTTTCCTTTGCCGTCGGCTATATCATCTCCCCTCCGGGCAATTCTCTCGTCAAAGAAATCCGCCTTAAGGGCAGTTATCAATACACCAATCCCCTGCTGGAATGCGACTCTGTTAATTTAAGCAACGCCACCAACCTAAACCACCTCCGCGACCAAATAAAAAACGCCATCTCAACCGAGACTAAAACCGGTAATATCTCCTACGCCTCTGTTTACTTTCGGGATCTCAACAACGGCCCCTGGTTTGGTATCAATGAAAAAGATGATTTTTCCCCGGCTAGTCTTATCAAGGTCCCCCTAATGATCGCTTACTACAAACAAGCCGAAACTGACCCCACTATCCTGGAACAAAAAATTACCAACACGCAAGTTGATGATGCCTCCAATTCCCAAAATATCATCCCCGAAGTCACCCTAACCCCCAACCGGTCTTATTCTGTCGATGAACTCATCGACATCATGATCACCTACTCCGACAATCTCGCCTACGAACTTCTCCTCAAAAACATCGACGGTCGTTTCGTCTTTCAGGTTTACAACGATATGAGTATTGATATTCAGACAAAACAATCCGGCAATCCGGCCGGTAATATTCTCTCCGTCAAGGATTACGCTTCTTTCTTTCGCGTCCTTTATAACTCTTCGTATCTCAACAAAAATATGTCAGAAAAAGCCCTAAAGCTGCTCACTCAATCTAATTTTAACCTTGGGATTGTCGGTGGCACTCCAACCAACATAGAAGTTTCCCACAAATTTGGCGAAAGACAGTTTCTTGATATCGAAGAAAAGCAACTTCATGATTGTGGCATTGTCCATCTCCCCCAAAAACAATATCTTCTTTGTATTATGACCCGCGGTCAAGATTTTACCAAGCTCGCCAGTTTCATCAAACAAACCTCCGCCACCATTTTCTCTGAAATTAACCAAGAGAATTAA